From Pan troglodytes isolate AG18354 chromosome 9, NHGRI_mPanTro3-v2.0_pri, whole genome shotgun sequence, the proteins below share one genomic window:
- the MYRF gene encoding myelin regulatory factor isoform X4 has protein sequence MEVVDETEALQRFFEGHDINGALEPSNIDTSILEEYISKEDASDLCFPDISAPASSASYSHGQPAMPGSSGVHHLSPPGGGPSPGRHGPLPPPGYGTPLNCNNNNGMGAAPKPFPGGTGPPIKAEPKAPYAPGTLPDSPPDSGSEAYSPQQVNEPHLLRTITPETLCHVGVPSRLEHPPPPPAHLPGPPPPPPPPPHYPVLQRDLYMKAEPPIPPYAAMGQGLVPTDLHHTQQSQMLHQLLQQHGAELPTHPSKKRKHSESPPSTLNAQMLNGMIKQEPGTVTALPLHPTRAPSPPWPPQGPLSPGPGSLPLSIARVQTPPWHPPGAPSPGLLQDSDSLSGSYLDPNYQSIKWQPHQQNKWATLYDANYKELPMLTYRVDADKGFNFSVGDDAFVCQKKNHFQVTVYIGMLGEPKYVKTPEGLKPLDCFYLKLHGVKLEALNQSINIEQSQSDRSKRPFNPVTVNLPPEQVTKVTVGRLHFSETTANNMRKKGKPNPDQRYFMLVVALQAHAQNQNYTLAAQISERIIVRASNPGQFESDSDVLWQRAQVPDTVFHHGRVGINTDRPDEALVVHGNVKVMGSLMHPSDLRAKEHVQEVDTTEQLKRISRMRLVHYRYKPEFAASAGIEATAPETGVIAQEVKDILPEAVKDTGDMVFANGKTIENFLVVNKERIFMENVGAVKELCKLTDNLETRIDELERWSHKLAKLRRLDSLKSTGSSGAFSHAGSQFSRAGSVPHKKRPPKVASKSSSVVPDQACISQRFLQGTIIALVVVMAFSVVSMSTLYVLSLRTEEDLVDTDGRSSQSFGTTQLRQSPLTTGLPGIQPSLLLVTTSLTSSAPGSAVRTLDMCSSHPCPVICCSSPTTNPTTGPSLGPSFNPGHVLSPSPSPSTNRSGPSQMALLPVTNIRAKSWGLSVNGIGHSKHHKSLEPLASPAVPFPGGQGKAKNSPSLGFHGRARRGALQSSVGPAEPTWAQGQSASLLAEPVPSLTSIQVLENSMSITSQYCAPGDACRPGNFTYHIPVSSGTPLHLSLTLQMNSSSPVSVVLCSLRSKEEPCEEGSLPQSLHTHQDTQGTSHRWPITILSFREFTYHFRVALLGQANCSSEALAQPATDYYFHFYRLCD, from the exons GCCACGACATCAACGGTGCCCTGGAGCCCTCCAACATAGACACCAGCATCCTGGAGGAGTACATCAGCAAGGAGGATGCCTCCGACCT CTGCTTCCCTGACATCTCTGCTCCAGCCAGCTCGGCCTCCTACTCCCATGGGCAGCCTGCGATGCCCGGCTCCAGCGGGGTCCACCACCTGAGCCCCCCTGGGGGTGGACCCTCCCCGGGGCGCCATGGTCCCCTCCCACCCCCGGGCTATGGCACCCCGCTGaactgcaacaacaacaacggCATGGGCGCTGCCCCCAAGCCCTTCCCGGGGGGCACCGGGCCCCCCATCAAGGCCGAGCCCAAGGCTCCCTATGCCCCAGG CACACTGCCGGACTCTCCCCCAGACTCGGGCTCCGAGGCCTACTCCCCTCAGCAGGTGAATG AGCCCCATCTCCTGCGCACGATAACCCCTGAGACGCTGTGCCACGTGGGAGTGCCCTCCCGCCTGGAGCATCCGCCCCCACCTCCAGCCCACTTGCCAGGCCCCccgccacccccaccacccccacctcacTACCCTGTCCTGCAGCGGGATCTGTACATGAAGGCCGAGCCCCCGATCCCCCCCTACGCTGCCATGGGGCAGGGGCTGGTGCCCACTGATCTTCACCACACCCAGCAGTCCCAGATGCTGCACCAGCTCCTGCAGCAGCACGGAGCTGA GCTCCCTACACACCCATCCAAGAAGAGGAAGCACTCCGAATCCCCCCCCAGCACCCTCAATGCCCAGATGCTGAATGGAATGATCAAACAGGAGCCTGGGACCGTGACAGCCCTGCCTCTGCACCCCACTCGAGCCCCATCGCCACCCTGGCCTCCCCAGGGTCCGCTCTCCCCGGGCCCTGGTTCCTTGCCTCTCAGCATTGCCCGTGTCCAGACACCACCTTGGCACCCGCCAGGTGCCCCCTCCCCAG GCCTCCTGCAGGACAGTGACAGCCTCAGTGGCTCCTACCTGGACCCCAACTACCAGTCCATCAAGTGGCAGCCTCATCAGCAGAACAAGTGGGCGACCCTGTACGATGCTAACTACAAGGAGCT GCCCATGCTCACTTACCGCGTGGATGCGGACAAGGGCTTCAACTTTTCGGTGGGCGACGACGCCTTTGTGTGCCAGAAGAAGAACCACTTCCAGGTGACAGTGTACATCGGCATGCTGGGCGAGCCCAAGTACGTCAAGACGCCCGAGGGCCTCAAGCCCCTCGACTGCTTCTATCTGAAGCTGCACGGAGTGAAG CTGGAGGCCCTGAACCAGTCCATTAACATCGAGCAGTCCCAGTCAGACCGGAGCAAGCGGCCCTTCAACCCGGTCAC GGTCAATCTGCCCCCTGAGCAGGTCACGAAGGTGACTGTGGGGCGGCTGCACTTCAGCGAGACCACCGCTAACAACATGCGTAAGAAGGGCAAGCCCAACCCCGACCAGAG GTACTTCATGCTGGTGGTGGCCCTCCAGGCTCATGCACAGAACCAGAACTACACGCTGGCCGCCCAGATCTCAGAGCGCATCATTGTGCGG GCCTCCAACCCAGGCCAGTTCGAGAGCGACAGCGATGTGTTGTGGCAGCGGGCACAGGTGCCCGACACCGTCTTCCACCACGGCCGCGTGGGCATCAACACAGACCGGCCGGATGAGGCGCTGGTTGTGCACGGGAATGTCAAGGTCATGGGCTCGCTTATGCACCCCTCCGACCTGCGCGCCAAGGAACACGTGCAGGAG GTGGACACCACCGAGCAATTGAAGAGGATCTCGCGCATGCGGCTGGTGCACTATAGATACAAGCCCGAGTTCGCCGCCAGCGCGGGCATCGAGGCCACCGCGCCAGAGACAG GTGTCATCGCTCAGGAGGTGAAGGACATCTTGCCTGAGGCTGTGAAAGACACCGGAGACATGGTCTTTGCCAATGGGAAAACCATAGAGAACTTCCTGGTGGTGAACAAG GAGCGCATCTTCATGGAGAACGTAGGGGCCGTGAAGGAGCTGTGCAAGCTGACAGACAACCTGGAGACGCGCATTGATGAGCTGGAGCGCTGGAGCCACAAGCTGGCCAAGCTGCGGCGGCTCGACAGCCTCAAGTCCACCGGCAGCTCGGGCGCCTTCAG CCATGCAGGGAGCCAGTTCAGTCGGGCGGGCAGCGTCCCCCACAAGAAGAGGCCCCCCAAGGTGGCCAGCAAG TCATCGTCCGTGGTTCCGGACCAGGCCTGCATCAGCCAGCGCTTCCTGCAGGGAACCATCATTGCCCTGGTGGTGGTCATGGCCTTCAG CGTGGTGTCCATGTCCACACTGTACGTGCTGAGCCTGCGCACAGAGGAGGACCTGGTAGACACTGATGG CAGGTCCAGCCAGAGCTTTGGGACCACGCAGCTCCGACAGTCCCCCTTGACCACTGGGCTACCAGGCATACAGCCCTCTTTGCTGCTGG TGACCACCAGCCTCACCAGCTCGGCCCCAGGTTCTGCTGTCCGCACCTTGGACATGTGTTCCAGCCACCCCTGCCCTGTCATCTGCTGTTCCTCACCCACCACCAACCCTACCACTGGTCCTAGTCTTGGCCCCAGCTTTAACCCTGGCCATGTCCTCAGCCCAAGTCCCAGCCCCAGCACCAACCGCTCAG GCCCCAGCCAGATGGCCCTTCTGCCAGTCACCAACATCAGAGCCAAGTCCTGGGGTCTTTCAGTCAATGGCATTGGCCACTCCAAGCATCACAAGAGTCTGGAGCCTCTGGCCAGCCCTGCAGTCCCCTTCCCTGGGGGGCAGGGCAAAGCCAAAAACAGTCCCAGCCTTGGTTTCCATGGCCGGGCCCGCCGAGGGGCCCTCCAGTCCAGCGTGGGCCCTGCTGAGCCCACCTGGGCCCAGGGCCAGTCAG CCTCTCTCCTTGCAGAGCCAGTGCCCTCCCTGACCTCCATCCAGGTGCTGGAGAATTCGATGTCCATCACCTCCCAGTACTGTGCTCCAGGGGATGCCTGCAG GCCTGGGAACTTCACCTACCACATCCCTGTCAGCAGTGGCAccccactgcacctcagcctgacTCTGCAGATGAA CTCCTCCTCCCCCGTGTCTGTGGTGCTGTGCAGCCTGAGGTCAAAGGAGGAACCATGTGAGGAGGGGAGCCTTCCACAGAGTCTCCACACCCACCAGGACACCCAG gGCACCTCTCACCGGTGGCCAATAACCATCCTGTCCTTCCGTGAATTCACCTACCACTTCCGGGTGGCACTGCTG GGTCAGGCCAACTGCAGTTCAGAGGCTCTCGCCCAGCCAGCCACAGACTACTACTTCCACTTCTACCGCCTGTGTGACTGA
- the MYRF gene encoding myelin regulatory factor isoform X6 encodes MEVVDETEALQRFFEGHDINGALEPSNIDTSILEEYISKEDASDLCFPDISAPASSASYSHGQPAMPGSSGVHHLSPPGGGPSPGRHGPLPPPGYGTPLNCNNNNGMGAAPKPFPGGTGPPIKAEPKAPYAPGTLPDSPPDSGSEAYSPQQVNEPHLLRTITPETLCHVGVPSRLEHPPPPPAHLPGPPPPPPPPPHYPVLQRDLYMKAEPPIPPYAAMGQGLVPTDLHHTQQSQMLHQLLQQHGAELPTHPSKKRKHSESPPSTLNAQMLNGMIKQEPGTVTALPLHPTRAPSPPWPPQGPLSPGPGSLPLSIARVQTPPWHPPGAPSPGLLQDSDSLSGSYLDPNYQSIKWQPHQQNKWATLYDANYKELPMLTYRVDADKGFNFSVGDDAFVCQKKNHFQVTVYIGMLGEPKYVKTPEGLKPLDCFYLKLHGVKLEALNQSINIEQSQSDRSKRPFNPVTVNLPPEQVTKVTVGRLHFSETTANNMRKKGKPNPDQRYFMLVVALQAHAQNQNYTLAAQISERIIVRASNPGQFESDSDVLWQRAQVPDTVFHHGRVGINTDRPDEALVVHGNVKVMGSLMHPSDLRAKEHVQEVDTTEQLKRISRMRLVHYRYKPEFAASAGIEATAPETGVIAQEVKDILPEAVKDTGDMVFANGKTIENFLVVNKERIFMENVGAVKELCKLTDNLETRIDELERWSHKLAKLRRLDSLKSTGSSGAFSHAGSQFSRAGSVPHKKRPPKVASKSSSVVPDQACISQRFLQGTIIALVVVMAFSVVSMSTLYVLSLRTEEDLVDTDGRSSQSFGTTQLRQSPLTTGLPGIQPSLLLVTTSLTSSAPGSAVRTLDMCSSHPCPVICCSSPTTNPTTGPSLGPSFNPGHVLSPSPSPSTNRSGPSQMALLPVTNIRAKSWGLSVNGIGHSKHHKSLEPLASPAVPFPGGQGKAKNSPSLGFHGRARRGALQSSVGPAEPTWAQGQSEPVPSLTSIQVLENSMSITSQYCAPGDACRPGNFTYHIPVSSGTPLHLSLTLQMNSSSPVSVVLCSLRSKEEPCEEGSLPQSLHTHQDTQGTSHRWPITILSFREFTYHFRVALLGQANCSSEALAQPATDYYFHFYRLCD; translated from the exons GCCACGACATCAACGGTGCCCTGGAGCCCTCCAACATAGACACCAGCATCCTGGAGGAGTACATCAGCAAGGAGGATGCCTCCGACCT CTGCTTCCCTGACATCTCTGCTCCAGCCAGCTCGGCCTCCTACTCCCATGGGCAGCCTGCGATGCCCGGCTCCAGCGGGGTCCACCACCTGAGCCCCCCTGGGGGTGGACCCTCCCCGGGGCGCCATGGTCCCCTCCCACCCCCGGGCTATGGCACCCCGCTGaactgcaacaacaacaacggCATGGGCGCTGCCCCCAAGCCCTTCCCGGGGGGCACCGGGCCCCCCATCAAGGCCGAGCCCAAGGCTCCCTATGCCCCAGG CACACTGCCGGACTCTCCCCCAGACTCGGGCTCCGAGGCCTACTCCCCTCAGCAGGTGAATG AGCCCCATCTCCTGCGCACGATAACCCCTGAGACGCTGTGCCACGTGGGAGTGCCCTCCCGCCTGGAGCATCCGCCCCCACCTCCAGCCCACTTGCCAGGCCCCccgccacccccaccacccccacctcacTACCCTGTCCTGCAGCGGGATCTGTACATGAAGGCCGAGCCCCCGATCCCCCCCTACGCTGCCATGGGGCAGGGGCTGGTGCCCACTGATCTTCACCACACCCAGCAGTCCCAGATGCTGCACCAGCTCCTGCAGCAGCACGGAGCTGA GCTCCCTACACACCCATCCAAGAAGAGGAAGCACTCCGAATCCCCCCCCAGCACCCTCAATGCCCAGATGCTGAATGGAATGATCAAACAGGAGCCTGGGACCGTGACAGCCCTGCCTCTGCACCCCACTCGAGCCCCATCGCCACCCTGGCCTCCCCAGGGTCCGCTCTCCCCGGGCCCTGGTTCCTTGCCTCTCAGCATTGCCCGTGTCCAGACACCACCTTGGCACCCGCCAGGTGCCCCCTCCCCAG GCCTCCTGCAGGACAGTGACAGCCTCAGTGGCTCCTACCTGGACCCCAACTACCAGTCCATCAAGTGGCAGCCTCATCAGCAGAACAAGTGGGCGACCCTGTACGATGCTAACTACAAGGAGCT GCCCATGCTCACTTACCGCGTGGATGCGGACAAGGGCTTCAACTTTTCGGTGGGCGACGACGCCTTTGTGTGCCAGAAGAAGAACCACTTCCAGGTGACAGTGTACATCGGCATGCTGGGCGAGCCCAAGTACGTCAAGACGCCCGAGGGCCTCAAGCCCCTCGACTGCTTCTATCTGAAGCTGCACGGAGTGAAG CTGGAGGCCCTGAACCAGTCCATTAACATCGAGCAGTCCCAGTCAGACCGGAGCAAGCGGCCCTTCAACCCGGTCAC GGTCAATCTGCCCCCTGAGCAGGTCACGAAGGTGACTGTGGGGCGGCTGCACTTCAGCGAGACCACCGCTAACAACATGCGTAAGAAGGGCAAGCCCAACCCCGACCAGAG GTACTTCATGCTGGTGGTGGCCCTCCAGGCTCATGCACAGAACCAGAACTACACGCTGGCCGCCCAGATCTCAGAGCGCATCATTGTGCGG GCCTCCAACCCAGGCCAGTTCGAGAGCGACAGCGATGTGTTGTGGCAGCGGGCACAGGTGCCCGACACCGTCTTCCACCACGGCCGCGTGGGCATCAACACAGACCGGCCGGATGAGGCGCTGGTTGTGCACGGGAATGTCAAGGTCATGGGCTCGCTTATGCACCCCTCCGACCTGCGCGCCAAGGAACACGTGCAGGAG GTGGACACCACCGAGCAATTGAAGAGGATCTCGCGCATGCGGCTGGTGCACTATAGATACAAGCCCGAGTTCGCCGCCAGCGCGGGCATCGAGGCCACCGCGCCAGAGACAG GTGTCATCGCTCAGGAGGTGAAGGACATCTTGCCTGAGGCTGTGAAAGACACCGGAGACATGGTCTTTGCCAATGGGAAAACCATAGAGAACTTCCTGGTGGTGAACAAG GAGCGCATCTTCATGGAGAACGTAGGGGCCGTGAAGGAGCTGTGCAAGCTGACAGACAACCTGGAGACGCGCATTGATGAGCTGGAGCGCTGGAGCCACAAGCTGGCCAAGCTGCGGCGGCTCGACAGCCTCAAGTCCACCGGCAGCTCGGGCGCCTTCAG CCATGCAGGGAGCCAGTTCAGTCGGGCGGGCAGCGTCCCCCACAAGAAGAGGCCCCCCAAGGTGGCCAGCAAG TCATCGTCCGTGGTTCCGGACCAGGCCTGCATCAGCCAGCGCTTCCTGCAGGGAACCATCATTGCCCTGGTGGTGGTCATGGCCTTCAG CGTGGTGTCCATGTCCACACTGTACGTGCTGAGCCTGCGCACAGAGGAGGACCTGGTAGACACTGATGG CAGGTCCAGCCAGAGCTTTGGGACCACGCAGCTCCGACAGTCCCCCTTGACCACTGGGCTACCAGGCATACAGCCCTCTTTGCTGCTGG TGACCACCAGCCTCACCAGCTCGGCCCCAGGTTCTGCTGTCCGCACCTTGGACATGTGTTCCAGCCACCCCTGCCCTGTCATCTGCTGTTCCTCACCCACCACCAACCCTACCACTGGTCCTAGTCTTGGCCCCAGCTTTAACCCTGGCCATGTCCTCAGCCCAAGTCCCAGCCCCAGCACCAACCGCTCAG GCCCCAGCCAGATGGCCCTTCTGCCAGTCACCAACATCAGAGCCAAGTCCTGGGGTCTTTCAGTCAATGGCATTGGCCACTCCAAGCATCACAAGAGTCTGGAGCCTCTGGCCAGCCCTGCAGTCCCCTTCCCTGGGGGGCAGGGCAAAGCCAAAAACAGTCCCAGCCTTGGTTTCCATGGCCGGGCCCGCCGAGGGGCCCTCCAGTCCAGCGTGGGCCCTGCTGAGCCCACCTGGGCCCAGGGCCAGTCAG AGCCAGTGCCCTCCCTGACCTCCATCCAGGTGCTGGAGAATTCGATGTCCATCACCTCCCAGTACTGTGCTCCAGGGGATGCCTGCAG GCCTGGGAACTTCACCTACCACATCCCTGTCAGCAGTGGCAccccactgcacctcagcctgacTCTGCAGATGAA CTCCTCCTCCCCCGTGTCTGTGGTGCTGTGCAGCCTGAGGTCAAAGGAGGAACCATGTGAGGAGGGGAGCCTTCCACAGAGTCTCCACACCCACCAGGACACCCAG gGCACCTCTCACCGGTGGCCAATAACCATCCTGTCCTTCCGTGAATTCACCTACCACTTCCGGGTGGCACTGCTG GGTCAGGCCAACTGCAGTTCAGAGGCTCTCGCCCAGCCAGCCACAGACTACTACTTCCACTTCTACCGCCTGTGTGACTGA
- the MYRF gene encoding myelin regulatory factor isoform X2, which yields MEVVDETEALQRFFEGHDINGALEPSNIDTSILEEYISKEDASDLCFPDISAPASSASYSHGQPAMPGSSGVHHLSPPGGGPSPGRHGPLPPPGYGTPLNCNNNNGMGAAPKPFPGGTGPPIKAEPKAPYAPGTLPDSPPDSGSEAYSPQQVNEPHLLRTITPETLCHVGVPSRLEHPPPPPAHLPGPPPPPPPPPHYPVLQRDLYMKAEPPIPPYAAMGQGLVPTDLHHTQQSQMLHQLLQQHGAELPTHPSKKRKHSESPPSTLNAQMLNGMIKQEPGTVTALPLHPTRAPSPPWPPQGPLSPGPGSLPLSIARVQTPPWHPPGAPSPGLLQDSDSLSGSYLDPNYQSIKWQPHQQNKWATLYDANYKELPMLTYRVDADKGFNFSVGDDAFVCQKKNHFQVTVYIGMLGEPKYVKTPEGLKPLDCFYLKLHGVKLEALNQSINIEQSQSDRSKRPFNPVTVNLPPEQVTKVTVGRLHFSETTANNMRKKGKPNPDQRYFMLVVALQAHAQNQNYTLAAQISERIIVRASNPGQFESDSDVLWQRAQVPDTVFHHGRVGINTDRPDEALVVHGNVKVMGSLMHPSDLRAKEHVQEVDTTEQLKRISRMRLVHYRYKPEFAASAGIEATAPETGVIAQEVKDILPEAVKDTGDMVFANGKTIENFLVVNKERIFMENVGAVKELCKLTDNLETRIDELERWSHKLAKLRRLDSLKSTGSSGAFSHAGSQFSRAGSVPHKKRPPKVASKSSSVVPDQACISQRFLQGTIIALVVVMAFSVVSMSTLYVLSLRTEEDLVDTDGSFAVSTSCLLALLRPQPPGGSEALCPCRSSQSFGTTQLRQSPLTTGLPGIQPSLLLVTTSLTSSAPGSAVRTLDMCSSHPCPVICCSSPTTNPTTGPSLGPSFNPGHVLSPSPSPSTNRSGPSQMALLPVTNIRAKSWGLSVNGIGHSKHHKSLEPLASPAVPFPGGQGKAKNSPSLGFHGRARRGALQSSVGPAEPTWAQGQSEPVPSLTSIQVLENSMSITSQYCAPGDACRPGNFTYHIPVSSGTPLHLSLTLQMNSSSPVSVVLCSLRSKEEPCEEGSLPQSLHTHQDTQGTSHRWPITILSFREFTYHFRVALLGQANCSSEALAQPATDYYFHFYRLCD from the exons GCCACGACATCAACGGTGCCCTGGAGCCCTCCAACATAGACACCAGCATCCTGGAGGAGTACATCAGCAAGGAGGATGCCTCCGACCT CTGCTTCCCTGACATCTCTGCTCCAGCCAGCTCGGCCTCCTACTCCCATGGGCAGCCTGCGATGCCCGGCTCCAGCGGGGTCCACCACCTGAGCCCCCCTGGGGGTGGACCCTCCCCGGGGCGCCATGGTCCCCTCCCACCCCCGGGCTATGGCACCCCGCTGaactgcaacaacaacaacggCATGGGCGCTGCCCCCAAGCCCTTCCCGGGGGGCACCGGGCCCCCCATCAAGGCCGAGCCCAAGGCTCCCTATGCCCCAGG CACACTGCCGGACTCTCCCCCAGACTCGGGCTCCGAGGCCTACTCCCCTCAGCAGGTGAATG AGCCCCATCTCCTGCGCACGATAACCCCTGAGACGCTGTGCCACGTGGGAGTGCCCTCCCGCCTGGAGCATCCGCCCCCACCTCCAGCCCACTTGCCAGGCCCCccgccacccccaccacccccacctcacTACCCTGTCCTGCAGCGGGATCTGTACATGAAGGCCGAGCCCCCGATCCCCCCCTACGCTGCCATGGGGCAGGGGCTGGTGCCCACTGATCTTCACCACACCCAGCAGTCCCAGATGCTGCACCAGCTCCTGCAGCAGCACGGAGCTGA GCTCCCTACACACCCATCCAAGAAGAGGAAGCACTCCGAATCCCCCCCCAGCACCCTCAATGCCCAGATGCTGAATGGAATGATCAAACAGGAGCCTGGGACCGTGACAGCCCTGCCTCTGCACCCCACTCGAGCCCCATCGCCACCCTGGCCTCCCCAGGGTCCGCTCTCCCCGGGCCCTGGTTCCTTGCCTCTCAGCATTGCCCGTGTCCAGACACCACCTTGGCACCCGCCAGGTGCCCCCTCCCCAG GCCTCCTGCAGGACAGTGACAGCCTCAGTGGCTCCTACCTGGACCCCAACTACCAGTCCATCAAGTGGCAGCCTCATCAGCAGAACAAGTGGGCGACCCTGTACGATGCTAACTACAAGGAGCT GCCCATGCTCACTTACCGCGTGGATGCGGACAAGGGCTTCAACTTTTCGGTGGGCGACGACGCCTTTGTGTGCCAGAAGAAGAACCACTTCCAGGTGACAGTGTACATCGGCATGCTGGGCGAGCCCAAGTACGTCAAGACGCCCGAGGGCCTCAAGCCCCTCGACTGCTTCTATCTGAAGCTGCACGGAGTGAAG CTGGAGGCCCTGAACCAGTCCATTAACATCGAGCAGTCCCAGTCAGACCGGAGCAAGCGGCCCTTCAACCCGGTCAC GGTCAATCTGCCCCCTGAGCAGGTCACGAAGGTGACTGTGGGGCGGCTGCACTTCAGCGAGACCACCGCTAACAACATGCGTAAGAAGGGCAAGCCCAACCCCGACCAGAG GTACTTCATGCTGGTGGTGGCCCTCCAGGCTCATGCACAGAACCAGAACTACACGCTGGCCGCCCAGATCTCAGAGCGCATCATTGTGCGG GCCTCCAACCCAGGCCAGTTCGAGAGCGACAGCGATGTGTTGTGGCAGCGGGCACAGGTGCCCGACACCGTCTTCCACCACGGCCGCGTGGGCATCAACACAGACCGGCCGGATGAGGCGCTGGTTGTGCACGGGAATGTCAAGGTCATGGGCTCGCTTATGCACCCCTCCGACCTGCGCGCCAAGGAACACGTGCAGGAG GTGGACACCACCGAGCAATTGAAGAGGATCTCGCGCATGCGGCTGGTGCACTATAGATACAAGCCCGAGTTCGCCGCCAGCGCGGGCATCGAGGCCACCGCGCCAGAGACAG GTGTCATCGCTCAGGAGGTGAAGGACATCTTGCCTGAGGCTGTGAAAGACACCGGAGACATGGTCTTTGCCAATGGGAAAACCATAGAGAACTTCCTGGTGGTGAACAAG GAGCGCATCTTCATGGAGAACGTAGGGGCCGTGAAGGAGCTGTGCAAGCTGACAGACAACCTGGAGACGCGCATTGATGAGCTGGAGCGCTGGAGCCACAAGCTGGCCAAGCTGCGGCGGCTCGACAGCCTCAAGTCCACCGGCAGCTCGGGCGCCTTCAG CCATGCAGGGAGCCAGTTCAGTCGGGCGGGCAGCGTCCCCCACAAGAAGAGGCCCCCCAAGGTGGCCAGCAAG TCATCGTCCGTGGTTCCGGACCAGGCCTGCATCAGCCAGCGCTTCCTGCAGGGAACCATCATTGCCCTGGTGGTGGTCATGGCCTTCAG CGTGGTGTCCATGTCCACACTGTACGTGCTGAGCCTGCGCACAGAGGAGGACCTGGTAGACACTGATGG CTCTTTTGCCGTGTCCACTTCCTGTCTCCTGGCCCTGCTCCGGCCCCAGCCCCCTGGGGGGAGTGAGGCCTTGTGCCCATG CAGGTCCAGCCAGAGCTTTGGGACCACGCAGCTCCGACAGTCCCCCTTGACCACTGGGCTACCAGGCATACAGCCCTCTTTGCTGCTGG TGACCACCAGCCTCACCAGCTCGGCCCCAGGTTCTGCTGTCCGCACCTTGGACATGTGTTCCAGCCACCCCTGCCCTGTCATCTGCTGTTCCTCACCCACCACCAACCCTACCACTGGTCCTAGTCTTGGCCCCAGCTTTAACCCTGGCCATGTCCTCAGCCCAAGTCCCAGCCCCAGCACCAACCGCTCAG GCCCCAGCCAGATGGCCCTTCTGCCAGTCACCAACATCAGAGCCAAGTCCTGGGGTCTTTCAGTCAATGGCATTGGCCACTCCAAGCATCACAAGAGTCTGGAGCCTCTGGCCAGCCCTGCAGTCCCCTTCCCTGGGGGGCAGGGCAAAGCCAAAAACAGTCCCAGCCTTGGTTTCCATGGCCGGGCCCGCCGAGGGGCCCTCCAGTCCAGCGTGGGCCCTGCTGAGCCCACCTGGGCCCAGGGCCAGTCAG AGCCAGTGCCCTCCCTGACCTCCATCCAGGTGCTGGAGAATTCGATGTCCATCACCTCCCAGTACTGTGCTCCAGGGGATGCCTGCAG GCCTGGGAACTTCACCTACCACATCCCTGTCAGCAGTGGCAccccactgcacctcagcctgacTCTGCAGATGAA CTCCTCCTCCCCCGTGTCTGTGGTGCTGTGCAGCCTGAGGTCAAAGGAGGAACCATGTGAGGAGGGGAGCCTTCCACAGAGTCTCCACACCCACCAGGACACCCAG gGCACCTCTCACCGGTGGCCAATAACCATCCTGTCCTTCCGTGAATTCACCTACCACTTCCGGGTGGCACTGCTG GGTCAGGCCAACTGCAGTTCAGAGGCTCTCGCCCAGCCAGCCACAGACTACTACTTCCACTTCTACCGCCTGTGTGACTGA